Proteins from a genomic interval of Brucella intermedia LMG 3301:
- the groES gene encoding co-chaperone GroES: protein MSFRPLHDRILVRRVESEEKTKGGIIIPDTAKEKPQEGEVIAVGPGARNDAGQIQALDVKAGDRILFGKWSGTEIKINGEDLLIMKESDVMGIIETQAEQKKAA from the coding sequence ATGTCGTTCCGACCGCTTCATGATCGCATTCTCGTCCGCCGGGTCGAATCCGAAGAAAAGACCAAGGGCGGCATCATCATTCCCGACACCGCCAAGGAAAAGCCGCAGGAAGGCGAAGTCATCGCCGTAGGTCCCGGCGCGCGCAACGATGCCGGCCAGATCCAGGCGCTCGACGTCAAGGCCGGCGACCGCATCCTGTTCGGCAAATGGTCCGGCACCGAGATCAAGATCAACGGCGAAGACCTGCTGATCATGAAGGAAAGCGATGTCATGGGCATCATCGAAACCCAGGCAGAGCAGAAAAAAGCTGCCTGA
- a CDS encoding usg protein, which yields MQFSSDLERQLNGYGLTTAHILYRIPDFESVLQTYVWQDYDLAPDFPEMHRFLDFWQSRLEGPLHSVRYTHQCLIGPNEWRRVEGEFKLH from the coding sequence ATGCAATTCTCATCGGATCTGGAACGTCAGCTCAATGGCTACGGCCTCACCACCGCGCACATCCTCTATCGCATTCCTGATTTCGAATCCGTGCTGCAGACCTATGTCTGGCAGGACTACGATCTGGCACCCGATTTTCCTGAGATGCACAGGTTCCTGGATTTCTGGCAGTCCAGGCTTGAAGGCCCGCTCCATTCTGTCCGCTATACGCATCAGTGCTTGATCGGACCGAATGAATGGCGCCGCGTCGAAGGCGAGTTCAAGCTTCACTGA
- the groL gene encoding chaperonin GroEL (60 kDa chaperone family; promotes refolding of misfolded polypeptides especially under stressful conditions; forms two stacked rings of heptamers to form a barrel-shaped 14mer; ends can be capped by GroES; misfolded proteins enter the barrel where they are refolded when GroES binds) — MAAKEVKFHTDARERMLRGVDVLANAVKVTLGPKGRNVVIDKSFGAPRITKDGVSVAKEIELEDKFENMGAQMLREVASKTNDLAGDGTTTATVLAQAIVKEGAKAVASGMNPMDLKRGIDLAVDAVVKELKTNARKITSNSEIAQVGTISANGDTEIGRYLAEAMEKVGNEGVITVEEAKTAETELEVVEGMQFDRGYLSPYFVTNQDKMRVELEDPYILIHEKKLSNLQAMLPVLEAVVQSGKPLVIIAEDVEGEALATLVVNKLRGGLKIAAVKAPGFGDRRKAMLEDIAILTGGTVISEDLGIKLENVTLNMLGRAKRVAIEKENTTIIDGVGSKAEIDGRVAQIRAQIEETTSDYDREKLQERLAKLAGGVAVIRVGGSTEVEVKEKKDRVDDALHATRAAVEEGILPGGGVALLRAVKALEGLPIANDDQRVGVEIVRRAIEAPVRQIAENAGAEGSIIVGKLREKTDFSYGWNAQTGEYGDLYAQGVIDPVKVVRTALQDAASVAGLLVTTEAMIAEKPKKEATPALPASAGMDF; from the coding sequence ATGGCTGCGAAAGAAGTCAAGTTCCACACCGATGCCCGTGAACGCATGCTGCGGGGAGTCGACGTACTGGCCAATGCCGTGAAGGTCACGCTCGGTCCAAAGGGCCGCAATGTCGTGATCGACAAGTCCTTCGGTGCCCCTCGTATAACCAAGGACGGCGTTTCCGTCGCCAAGGAAATTGAACTGGAAGACAAGTTCGAGAACATGGGCGCCCAGATGCTGCGCGAAGTGGCATCGAAGACGAACGATCTCGCCGGCGACGGCACGACAACCGCGACCGTGCTTGCCCAGGCCATCGTTAAGGAAGGCGCCAAAGCCGTCGCCTCCGGCATGAATCCGATGGACCTGAAGCGTGGCATCGATCTCGCCGTCGATGCGGTTGTCAAGGAGTTGAAGACCAACGCCCGCAAGATCACCAGCAATTCCGAAATTGCTCAAGTTGGTACCATCTCCGCCAACGGGGATACGGAGATCGGTCGTTATCTTGCCGAGGCGATGGAGAAAGTCGGCAACGAAGGTGTGATAACGGTCGAAGAAGCCAAGACCGCTGAAACCGAACTCGAAGTCGTCGAAGGCATGCAGTTCGATCGCGGCTATCTCAGCCCCTACTTCGTCACCAACCAAGACAAGATGCGGGTGGAACTGGAAGATCCCTATATCCTGATCCATGAGAAGAAGTTGTCGAACCTGCAGGCGATGCTGCCGGTTCTCGAAGCCGTGGTCCAGTCCGGCAAACCGCTCGTCATCATCGCTGAAGACGTCGAAGGGGAAGCTCTTGCAACGCTCGTCGTCAACAAGCTGCGTGGCGGCCTCAAGATCGCTGCCGTCAAGGCTCCTGGCTTCGGCGACCGCCGCAAGGCCATGCTGGAAGACATCGCCATCCTGACGGGAGGAACCGTGATCTCGGAAGACCTCGGCATCAAGTTGGAAAACGTCACCCTCAACATGCTCGGCCGGGCGAAGAGAGTGGCGATCGAGAAGGAGAACACCACCATTATCGATGGCGTCGGTTCCAAGGCGGAAATCGATGGCCGCGTTGCCCAGATTCGGGCTCAGATCGAGGAGACAACCTCCGACTACGACCGCGAAAAGCTACAGGAACGTCTTGCCAAGCTTGCCGGGGGCGTTGCCGTCATCCGCGTCGGTGGCTCGACGGAAGTCGAAGTGAAGGAGAAAAAGGACCGCGTCGACGATGCGCTGCATGCGACCCGCGCCGCGGTAGAGGAAGGCATTCTCCCGGGTGGCGGTGTCGCTCTCCTGCGTGCCGTTAAGGCGCTCGAGGGCCTTCCGATCGCGAACGACGATCAGCGTGTCGGCGTCGAGATCGTGCGACGGGCGATTGAAGCACCTGTTCGCCAGATCGCCGAAAATGCCGGTGCCGAAGGTTCGATCATTGTCGGCAAACTGCGTGAAAAAACCGACTTCTCCTATGGCTGGAACGCCCAGACCGGCGAATATGGTGATCTTTATGCTCAGGGTGTCATCGATCCGGTCAAGGTTGTGCGCACTGCGCTGCAGGACGCAGCCTCGGTTGCCGGTCTTCTGGTGACAACGGAAGCGATGATCGCGGAGAAGCCCAAAAAGGAAGCCACTCCAGCCCTGCCGGCTAGCGCCGGCATGGATTTCTAA